A genomic region of Candidatus Pseudomonas phytovorans contains the following coding sequences:
- a CDS encoding McrC family protein, producing MNRALITVREYARLTTEAVTPSLDLAQVSSSAFDWLCELSASFSRNGATLLQVEGRRSLKWDSYVGVLEAPCGTRLEILPKHFERGDCVLQSRQLLRKLIQSALSLKPREASVTSLELFDAPLSEWVMGEFLRELDLLVKRGVRFDYQRIEEEQRFLRGQMNVVAQMRQPLGRQHHFQIRHDLFLPDRAENRLLKMALEQVAKTTQDASKWRLANELRSMLVEIPSSKQVQADFRAWSRDRVLAHYQPIKLWCELILNQQMPIAVSGEWQGMSLLFPMEKLFERYVAGWLQRNMLTGAKVIPQASRHSLCVHEGKPIFRLEPDLLVRHGGEEWVVDTKWKRLNGADRANKYGLSQSDFYQLYAYGQKYLRGQGEMVLIYPSWADFKQPLAPFDFGELRLHALPFDLDEERLIGAEFTSLPLLPATEITKSIRQVRQSLAMAEDVQ from the coding sequence GTGAACCGCGCGCTGATTACCGTTCGTGAATATGCACGTCTGACCACTGAGGCAGTGACGCCTTCATTGGATTTGGCTCAAGTGTCCTCTAGCGCCTTTGATTGGTTGTGTGAGCTCAGTGCCAGTTTCAGTCGCAACGGTGCGACCCTGCTACAGGTGGAGGGGCGCCGCTCGCTCAAGTGGGACAGCTATGTAGGGGTGTTGGAAGCACCCTGCGGCACTCGGCTGGAAATTTTGCCCAAGCACTTCGAGCGCGGCGATTGTGTGCTTCAAAGCCGTCAGTTGCTGCGCAAGCTGATTCAAAGCGCTTTATCACTCAAACCCCGCGAAGCCTCTGTGACCAGTTTGGAGTTATTCGATGCTCCCCTGAGCGAGTGGGTGATGGGTGAGTTTCTCCGAGAACTAGATCTGTTGGTCAAACGCGGCGTGCGTTTCGACTATCAACGCATCGAAGAGGAACAGCGTTTTCTGCGGGGGCAGATGAATGTAGTGGCACAGATGCGCCAGCCCTTGGGGCGACAACATCATTTTCAGATTCGTCACGATCTGTTCCTACCAGATCGCGCTGAAAATCGACTGCTCAAAATGGCGTTGGAGCAGGTGGCCAAGACCACACAGGATGCGAGCAAATGGCGCCTAGCCAACGAGCTGCGTTCCATGCTTGTTGAGATACCCAGCAGTAAGCAGGTCCAAGCAGATTTTCGTGCCTGGAGTCGAGACCGCGTTTTGGCGCATTACCAGCCGATCAAACTCTGGTGCGAGCTGATCCTTAACCAGCAGATGCCAATCGCCGTGAGCGGCGAATGGCAAGGTATGAGTCTGCTATTTCCAATGGAAAAGCTATTTGAGCGATATGTGGCAGGGTGGCTGCAACGGAATATGCTGACTGGCGCCAAGGTGATCCCACAAGCCTCAAGGCATTCTCTTTGCGTACACGAAGGGAAACCTATCTTCCGCTTAGAGCCGGACCTGTTGGTGCGGCACGGCGGTGAGGAATGGGTAGTGGATACCAAATGGAAGCGCCTGAATGGGGCAGATCGCGCAAACAAATATGGATTGAGCCAAAGCGATTTCTATCAGCTGTATGCCTATGGGCAGAAGTACCTGAGAGGGCAGGGGGAGATGGTGCTGATTTACCCGTCTTGGGCCGACTTCAAGCAGCCGTTGGCACCGTTTGACTTCGGTGAATTAAGACTGCATGCGCTTCCATTCGATTTGGATGAGGAACGATTGATCGGGGCTGAGTTCACCAGCTTGCCTTTGCTACCTGCTACAGAAATCACCAAGAGTATTCGCCAAGTGAGACAAAGCTTGGCCATGGCTGAGGACGTTCAATGA
- a CDS encoding AAA family ATPase — translation MPSVPLNQILFGPPGTGKTYATIEAALEVLDAAFLQSWKADRASLKARFDELVKDGRIRFVTFHQSFSYEDFVEGLRAESDESSGQLRYEVVDGVFKSLCEVAAVKVLQQTEAPLELGSRRIWKMSLGNTLGRDASIYEECLRGGYVLLGYGGAINFGGCKSRSDVQQRFADEGVPLDGAMDYSLTSVTAFVTKMKPGDLLVVSDGNFKFRAIGEITGDYSFKAHPEYEADYSQMRPVKWLRQYRPSLPHIELLNNQFTQTTLYELCSPTLSQEKLQALLGAQSVAGVGTAAGFSTGQVFSRGYQVIYASADLLELQKPNGNFLGLSIRLLNTLADAVRSGQITLQDIRDKEAIKKLPGLSLEPIMVNGYNNILAPLIEHMLSQAVPAADSGPGSDARVLIIDEINRGNVSRIFGELITLIEPSKRAGADEALSAVLPYSKQRFSVPKNVYLIGTMNTADRSLAGVDIALRRRFTFREMPPRPDLLDKVEVEGVPIGELLRVMNQRIEVLLDRDHCLGHAYFMPLQAEPSLDRLKLIFRNQILPLLQEYFFEDWERIGWVLNDHHAKANGTDPFIQRPLTEQGLLTLFGSEVAGKLNDQRWELNNDAFGSLSSYRNILG, via the coding sequence ATGCCCAGTGTGCCACTCAATCAGATCCTGTTTGGGCCTCCGGGTACCGGTAAAACTTACGCCACTATCGAGGCTGCGCTAGAGGTATTGGACGCCGCATTTCTGCAGTCTTGGAAAGCTGATCGTGCTTCGCTAAAGGCTCGCTTCGATGAGTTAGTAAAAGATGGGCGAATCCGTTTCGTAACATTCCACCAGAGCTTTAGCTATGAGGATTTCGTAGAGGGATTGCGTGCCGAGAGCGACGAGTCCAGTGGACAGCTCCGCTATGAAGTCGTGGATGGTGTTTTCAAAAGCTTGTGCGAAGTGGCGGCTGTCAAAGTCCTCCAACAAACTGAGGCACCGCTAGAGCTGGGCAGCCGTCGGATCTGGAAGATGTCATTGGGCAATACGCTTGGCAGAGATGCCAGCATCTATGAAGAATGCTTGCGGGGGGGCTATGTCCTGCTGGGATACGGTGGGGCAATCAACTTCGGCGGTTGTAAGAGCCGTAGCGATGTGCAGCAGCGCTTTGCTGATGAAGGTGTTCCGCTGGACGGGGCTATGGATTACAGCCTGACCAGTGTTACTGCCTTCGTGACCAAGATGAAGCCGGGTGACTTGTTGGTGGTCAGCGATGGGAATTTCAAGTTCCGGGCCATTGGTGAAATCACGGGTGACTACAGCTTCAAGGCTCACCCTGAGTATGAGGCAGACTACTCGCAAATGCGGCCAGTGAAGTGGTTGCGTCAGTACAGGCCATCACTACCACATATCGAACTGCTCAATAATCAGTTCACTCAGACGACGCTATATGAATTATGTAGCCCGACGCTGAGTCAGGAAAAATTGCAGGCGCTGTTGGGAGCTCAAAGCGTAGCGGGCGTAGGGACTGCTGCGGGCTTCAGCACGGGGCAGGTTTTTAGCCGGGGCTACCAAGTTATTTACGCCAGTGCTGATTTGCTGGAGCTCCAGAAGCCCAATGGCAATTTTTTGGGCTTGTCAATCCGTCTGTTGAATACATTGGCCGACGCTGTACGGTCTGGTCAGATTACCCTGCAAGACATTCGTGACAAAGAGGCGATTAAGAAGCTTCCGGGATTGAGTCTCGAGCCCATCATGGTCAACGGCTACAACAACATATTGGCGCCGCTGATAGAGCATATGCTAAGCCAGGCGGTGCCGGCGGCGGATAGTGGGCCTGGCAGTGATGCTCGCGTTCTGATCATCGACGAGATCAATCGGGGCAACGTCTCGCGTATCTTCGGCGAGCTGATCACTCTAATCGAGCCATCCAAGCGGGCGGGCGCCGATGAAGCGTTGTCAGCGGTGCTGCCGTATTCCAAGCAGCGGTTCAGCGTTCCAAAAAATGTTTACTTGATCGGCACCATGAACACTGCTGACCGCTCGTTGGCGGGTGTTGATATCGCTTTGCGCAGGCGCTTTACCTTCCGAGAGATGCCGCCTCGGCCAGATCTCCTGGATAAAGTTGAAGTGGAAGGCGTGCCGATCGGCGAACTGCTGCGTGTGATGAACCAGCGCATCGAGGTGCTGCTTGATCGCGATCACTGTCTTGGGCATGCCTACTTTATGCCGCTGCAGGCCGAGCCAAGTCTCGATCGATTGAAGTTGATATTCCGCAATCAGATACTGCCGTTGTTGCAGGAGTACTTCTTCGAAGATTGGGAACGTATCGGCTGGGTGTTGAATGATCACCATGCTAAGGCCAATGGCACTGATCCCTTCATACAGCGACCGCTTACCGAGCAGGGGCTTTTGACCCTATTTGGTAGTGAGGTAGCTGGCAAGCTAAACGATCAACGCTGGGAGCTAAATAACGATGCATTTGGCTCGCTTTCCAGCTACCGCAACATCTTGGGCTAA
- a CDS encoding DUF3077 domain-containing protein, translating to MSTEETKFTVGKTTFYQGENQTHPLFRIEPGIPCQSAREQASELMGYARDMTLDGLMEDKPQLIWASHYICALAKALLDDAELGMIKGP from the coding sequence ATGTCTACAGAAGAAACCAAATTCACCGTCGGCAAAACCACCTTCTACCAAGGTGAAAACCAGACCCATCCGCTGTTCCGAATCGAACCCGGCATCCCTTGCCAGAGCGCCCGTGAGCAAGCCTCGGAGCTGATGGGTTACGCGCGGGATATGACCTTGGACGGTTTGATGGAAGACAAGCCGCAGCTGATCTGGGCCTCGCACTACATCTGCGCTTTGGCCAAGGCCCTGCTCGACGATGCCGAACTGGGCATGATAAAAGGTCCTTGA